In Pseudomonas fakonensis, one DNA window encodes the following:
- a CDS encoding peptide ABC transporter ATP-binding protein, which produces MAVVLSARELTRHYEVSRGLFKGHALVRALNGVSFELEAGKTLAVVGESGCGKSTLARALTLIEEPSSGSLQIAGQEVNGAGKAERKQLRRDVQMVFQSPYASLNPRQKIGDQLAEPLLINTSLSKAERREKVQKMMEQVGLRPEHYQRYPHMFSGGQRQRIALARAMMLQPKVLVADEPTSALDVSIQAQVLNLFMDLQKEFNTAYVFISHNLAVVRHVADQVLVMYLGRPAEMGPKEDIYDKPLHPYTQALLSATPAIHPDPLKPKIRIAGELPNPLNPPDGCAFHKRCPHATERCAKEVPALRQVSTRQVACHYAEQFL; this is translated from the coding sequence ATGGCCGTCGTTCTATCAGCCCGTGAGCTGACCCGTCATTACGAAGTGTCCCGTGGCCTGTTCAAGGGCCACGCCCTGGTGCGCGCGCTGAACGGCGTGTCGTTCGAACTGGAGGCCGGCAAGACCCTGGCCGTGGTCGGCGAGTCCGGCTGCGGCAAGTCCACCCTGGCCCGCGCCCTGACGCTGATCGAAGAGCCCTCGTCCGGCTCGCTGCAAATTGCCGGGCAGGAGGTGAACGGTGCTGGCAAGGCCGAGCGCAAGCAGCTGCGCCGCGACGTGCAGATGGTGTTCCAGAGCCCCTACGCCTCGCTCAACCCGCGGCAGAAGATCGGCGATCAACTGGCCGAACCGTTGCTGATCAATACCTCGTTGAGCAAGGCCGAACGCCGCGAGAAAGTGCAGAAGATGATGGAGCAGGTGGGCCTACGCCCCGAGCACTACCAGCGCTACCCGCACATGTTCTCCGGCGGCCAGCGCCAGCGCATCGCCCTGGCCCGGGCGATGATGCTGCAACCCAAGGTGCTGGTGGCGGACGAGCCGACTTCGGCGCTGGACGTGTCGATCCAGGCCCAGGTGCTGAACCTGTTCATGGACCTGCAAAAGGAGTTCAACACCGCCTACGTGTTCATCTCGCACAACCTGGCAGTGGTGCGCCATGTGGCCGACCAGGTGCTGGTGATGTACCTGGGCCGGCCGGCGGAGATGGGGCCGAAGGAGGATATCTACGACAAGCCGCTGCACCCGTACACCCAGGCGCTGCTTTCGGCGACCCCGGCGATCCACCCGGACCCGCTGAAACCCAAGATCCGCATTGCCGGTGAACTGCCCAACCCGCTCAACCCGCCGGATGGCTGCGCGTTTCACAAGCGTTGCCCGCATGCGACAGAGCGTTGCGCCAAGGAAGTGCCGGCGTTGCGGCAGGTGAGTACCCGGCAGGTGGCTTGCCACTATGCCGAGCAGTTTCTTTAG
- a CDS encoding helix-turn-helix domain-containing protein: MTSTTLPDGPGQTPLTADTVMRYHLCWKHRDLDGVIALYHPEVQYHDFFQDRVLGFDELRDYVRACLPHEAGEDIVHSDRIRVDGCTAFIQYQVTVQGGDGLVAFQSSEAITVKDGLIWRVNEYATLVRQGGKANQNSGLRPATSRLGLSPRQLSTMAQDLEHYFHNRRPYLDPELDLQQVADESGYSRNQISYLLNQVLGQSFYRYVNQARLQHLMANLNDERVEATIDELAFNAGFNSLSAFYKAFREHTGVTPKAYLKQNSLRART; the protein is encoded by the coding sequence ATGACCTCGACCACCCTCCCCGACGGCCCCGGGCAAACCCCGCTCACCGCCGACACCGTCATGCGCTACCACCTGTGCTGGAAGCATCGCGACCTGGACGGGGTGATCGCGCTCTACCACCCCGAGGTGCAATACCACGACTTCTTTCAAGACCGCGTACTCGGCTTCGACGAGCTGCGCGACTACGTGCGCGCCTGCCTGCCCCATGAGGCCGGCGAGGACATCGTGCACAGCGACCGCATCCGTGTCGACGGCTGCACCGCGTTCATCCAGTACCAGGTCACGGTGCAAGGCGGCGACGGGCTGGTGGCGTTCCAGTCCAGCGAAGCCATCACGGTGAAGGACGGGCTGATCTGGCGGGTCAACGAATACGCCACCCTGGTGCGCCAGGGCGGCAAGGCCAACCAAAACAGCGGCCTGCGCCCGGCCACCAGCCGCCTGGGGCTGTCGCCGCGCCAGCTTTCGACCATGGCTCAGGACCTGGAGCACTACTTTCACAACCGCCGCCCCTACCTGGACCCGGAGCTGGACCTGCAACAGGTGGCCGACGAAAGCGGTTACAGCCGCAACCAGATCTCCTACCTGCTCAACCAGGTGCTGGGGCAAAGCTTCTACCGCTACGTCAACCAGGCGCGCCTGCAGCACCTGATGGCCAACCTGAACGACGAGCGCGTCGAGGCCACCATCGACGAGCTGGCGTTCAACGCCGGTTTCAACTCGCTGTCGGCCTTCTACAAGGCGTTCCGCGAACACACCGGGGTCACCCCCAAGGCCTACCTGAAACAGAATTCCCTGCGTGCACGCACGTAG
- a CDS encoding NAD(P)/FAD-dependent oxidoreductase has product MQPLRTISLWMDQLDEPLCARPALRQDLDLDVCIIGAGYTGLWTAYYLKRQAPQLNIALIEANIAGFGASGRNGGWLMGNLLGEDRLLASLSPQQRRASIDLLQGTPDEVHGVLQREGIDCDYRKGGVLYCAARYPEQERSLRAWLDDLYRQGFSEADYHWLRPEQLDAQLRISNPYGAIFSPHTATLQPAKLVRGLARAVEAMGVPIYENTPALDWQTGEVRTPLARIRSHWVVPAVEGYAASLPPLGRHQLPVQSLLVATEPLPDSTWEQIGLSQGQAFSENSRQVTYGQRSADNRLVFGARGGYRFGGRLRENFNLEEHEIELRRYLFGELFPQLKHVRITHSWGGNLGMARRFSPHMLCDRQRGIALAGGYGGEGVGATNLGGRTLAALILGQHNELTAQPWVLDNRPVASLASWPPEPARWLGYNAIIQSFVHEDRTLANPASAPWRRRLASSLADFMEGFMH; this is encoded by the coding sequence ATGCAACCCCTGCGCACGATCAGCCTGTGGATGGACCAGCTCGACGAGCCGCTGTGCGCGCGCCCGGCACTGCGCCAGGACCTCGACCTCGACGTGTGCATCATCGGCGCCGGCTACACCGGCCTGTGGACCGCCTACTACCTAAAGCGCCAGGCCCCGCAGCTGAACATCGCGCTGATCGAGGCCAACATCGCAGGTTTCGGCGCCTCGGGGCGCAACGGCGGCTGGCTGATGGGCAACCTGCTGGGCGAAGACCGCCTGCTGGCCAGCCTGTCACCCCAACAACGACGGGCCAGCATCGACCTGCTGCAAGGCACCCCCGACGAAGTGCACGGCGTGCTGCAACGCGAAGGCATCGACTGCGACTACCGCAAGGGCGGCGTGCTGTATTGCGCGGCGCGCTACCCGGAGCAGGAACGCAGCCTGCGCGCCTGGCTGGACGACCTGTACCGCCAGGGCTTCAGCGAAGCCGACTACCACTGGCTGCGCCCCGAGCAGCTGGATGCACAGCTGCGCATCAGCAACCCCTATGGCGCGATCTTCAGCCCGCACACCGCCACCCTCCAGCCGGCCAAGCTGGTGCGCGGCCTGGCACGGGCGGTCGAGGCCATGGGCGTGCCAATCTACGAAAACACCCCGGCCCTCGACTGGCAGACCGGCGAGGTGCGCACGCCGCTGGCGCGCATTCGCAGCCACTGGGTGGTACCGGCCGTGGAAGGCTATGCCGCCAGCCTGCCGCCATTGGGGCGCCACCAATTGCCGGTGCAAAGCCTGCTGGTGGCCACCGAGCCGCTGCCCGACTCCACCTGGGAGCAGATCGGCCTGAGCCAGGGCCAGGCGTTCAGCGAAAACAGCCGCCAGGTCACCTACGGCCAGCGCAGCGCCGACAACCGCCTGGTATTCGGCGCCCGTGGCGGCTACCGCTTCGGCGGCCGGCTGCGGGAGAACTTCAACCTCGAAGAACACGAGATCGAGCTGCGCCGCTACCTGTTCGGCGAGCTGTTCCCGCAGCTCAAGCACGTGCGCATCACCCACTCCTGGGGCGGCAACCTCGGCATGGCCCGGCGCTTTAGCCCGCACATGCTCTGCGACCGCCAGCGCGGCATCGCCCTGGCCGGCGGCTATGGCGGCGAAGGCGTGGGCGCCACCAACCTGGGCGGGCGCACCCTGGCCGCCTTGATTCTCGGCCAGCACAACGAACTGACCGCCCAGCCCTGGGTACTCGACAACCGCCCGGTTGCGAGCCTGGCCAGCTGGCCGCCCGAGCCGGCCCGCTGGCTGGGCTACAACGCCATCATCCAGAGCTTCGTCCACGAGGACCGGACCCTCGCCAACCCCGCCAGCGCGCCCTGGAGGCGGCGCCTGGCCAGCTCGCTTGCGGACTTCATGGAAGGCTTCATGCACTGA
- a CDS encoding cupin domain-containing protein, producing the protein MRITQFKHTDSVTLDSSNPVAVPLGEPVAVTSVTCVERSDGVETGIWECTPGRWRRQIVQQEFCHFIKGRCTFTPDGGETLFIEAGDALMLPANSTGTWDIQETVRKTYVLIF; encoded by the coding sequence ATGCGCATCACCCAGTTCAAACACACCGACAGCGTCACGCTGGACAGCTCCAACCCCGTCGCCGTGCCCCTTGGCGAGCCGGTCGCGGTCACCTCGGTGACCTGCGTCGAGCGCAGCGACGGCGTCGAGACCGGCATCTGGGAATGCACCCCCGGGCGCTGGCGCCGGCAGATCGTGCAACAGGAGTTCTGCCACTTCATCAAGGGCCGCTGCACCTTCACCCCCGACGGTGGCGAAACCCTGTTCATAGAAGCCGGAGACGCCCTGATGCTACCGGCCAACAGCACCGGCACCTGGGACATCCAGGAAACCGTGCGCAAGACCTATGTACTGATTTTCTGA
- a CDS encoding polyamine ABC transporter substrate-binding protein, with protein MRTLVLAPLMLAASIASAADSVKIYNWSSYVAPDTLKNFQQATGIVPTYDVYDSNETLDGKLMTGNSGYDVVFPSNHFMARQIQGKALKKLDKSQLPNWKNLNPVLLKALEVNDPGNQYGFPYLWGSTGIGYNIDKVKAVLGDNAPVDSWDLIFKPEYMSKLKSCGVAVLDNGPELLPIALHYLGLPHHSQNPADYDKAKDLLMKVRPYISYFHSSKYTGDLANGDICVVVGFSGDVLQAKNRAEEAKNGVKVGYSIPREGAPMWFDMVAMPADAPNEKAGYAYMNYLLQPEVMAGISNFVQYANGNQAADAKVEPALKANSMIYPAAEVMDKLYALEAMPAKIDRIRTRIWTSIKAGN; from the coding sequence ATGCGCACCCTCGTTCTCGCCCCCCTGATGCTGGCCGCCAGCATCGCCAGCGCCGCCGACTCGGTGAAGATCTACAACTGGTCCAGCTACGTCGCCCCCGATACCTTGAAGAACTTCCAGCAAGCCACCGGCATAGTGCCGACCTACGACGTATACGACAGCAACGAGACCCTCGACGGCAAACTGATGACCGGTAACTCCGGCTACGACGTGGTGTTTCCCTCCAACCACTTCATGGCCCGGCAGATCCAGGGCAAGGCGCTGAAGAAGCTCGACAAGTCGCAGTTGCCCAACTGGAAGAACCTCAACCCGGTGCTGCTCAAGGCGCTGGAGGTGAACGACCCGGGCAACCAGTACGGCTTCCCCTACCTGTGGGGCAGCACCGGCATTGGCTACAACATCGACAAGGTCAAGGCAGTACTGGGCGACAACGCGCCGGTGGACTCCTGGGACCTGATCTTCAAGCCCGAGTACATGAGCAAGCTGAAAAGCTGCGGCGTGGCAGTGCTGGACAACGGCCCGGAGTTACTGCCAATCGCCCTGCACTACCTCGGTTTGCCGCACCACAGCCAGAACCCGGCCGACTACGACAAGGCCAAGGACCTGCTGATGAAGGTGCGCCCGTACATCAGCTACTTCCACTCATCCAAGTACACCGGCGACCTGGCCAACGGTGATATCTGCGTGGTGGTGGGCTTCTCAGGGGATGTGCTGCAGGCAAAGAACCGCGCTGAAGAGGCGAAGAACGGGGTGAAGGTGGGCTATTCGATACCCAGGGAAGGTGCGCCGATGTGGTTCGACATGGTGGCCATGCCGGCCGATGCGCCGAACGAGAAGGCCGGCTACGCCTACATGAACTACCTGCTGCAGCCTGAGGTGATGGCGGGCATCAGCAACTTCGTGCAGTACGCCAACGGCAACCAGGCGGCGGACGCCAAGGTGGAGCCGGCGCTGAAGGCCAACAGCATGATCTACCCGGCAGCGGAGGTGATGGACAAGCTGTATGCGCTGGAGGCGATGCCGGCGAAGATCGACCGTATCAGGACGCGGATCTGGACCAGTATCAAGGCAGGGAATTGA
- a CDS encoding peptide chain release factor 3 has protein sequence MTNQAAEVAKRRTFAIISHPDAGKTTITEKLLLMGKAISVAGTVKSRKSDRHATSDWMEMEKQRGISITTSVMQFPYREHMINLLDTPGHEDFSEDTYRTLTAVDSALMVLDGGKGVEPRTIALMDVCRLRDTPIVSFINKLDRDIRDPIELLDEIEAVLKIKAAPITWPIGCYRDFKGVYHLAGDYIIVYTPGHGHERTEAKIIEKLDSDEARAHLGDEYERFLEQLELVQGACHEFDQDEFINGQLTPVFFGTALGNFGVDHVLDAVVDWAPRPLARVAHERTVEPVEEKFTGFVFKIQANMDPKHRDRIAFMRICSGKYEKGMKMRHVRTGKDLRIGDALTFFSSEREQLEEAYAGDIIGLHNHGTIQIGDTFTEGEALGFTGIPHFAPELFRRVRLKDPLKSKQLRQGLQQLAEEGATQVFFPERSNDIILGAVGVLQFDVVASRLKEEYKVECAYEPITVWSARWITCDDKKKLEEFQTKAMENLAIDGGGHLTYLAPTRVNLSLMEERWPDVKFRATREHH, from the coding sequence ATGACCAACCAGGCCGCCGAAGTCGCGAAGCGCCGCACTTTCGCAATTATTTCCCACCCCGACGCCGGTAAGACCACCATCACCGAGAAGCTCTTGCTGATGGGCAAGGCGATCTCCGTCGCGGGTACCGTGAAGTCGCGCAAGTCCGACCGCCACGCCACCTCCGACTGGATGGAAATGGAGAAGCAGCGCGGCATCTCCATCACCACCTCGGTGATGCAGTTCCCGTACCGCGAGCACATGATCAACCTGCTCGACACCCCCGGCCACGAAGACTTCTCCGAAGACACCTACCGCACCCTGACCGCGGTGGACTCGGCGCTGATGGTGCTGGACGGCGGTAAGGGTGTAGAGCCGCGTACCATCGCCCTGATGGATGTGTGCCGCCTGCGCGACACGCCCATCGTCAGCTTCATCAACAAACTCGACCGTGATATCCGCGACCCGATCGAACTGCTCGACGAAATCGAAGCGGTACTGAAGATCAAGGCCGCGCCGATCACCTGGCCGATCGGTTGCTACCGCGACTTCAAGGGCGTGTATCACCTGGCTGGCGACTACATCATCGTCTACACCCCGGGCCACGGCCACGAGCGTACCGAGGCGAAGATCATCGAGAAGCTCGACTCCGATGAAGCCCGTGCGCACTTGGGCGATGAGTACGAGCGCTTCCTCGAGCAACTGGAACTGGTGCAGGGCGCCTGCCACGAGTTCGACCAGGATGAGTTCATCAACGGCCAGCTCACGCCTGTGTTCTTCGGTACCGCGCTTGGCAACTTCGGTGTCGACCATGTGCTCGACGCCGTCGTCGACTGGGCGCCACGCCCGCTGGCGCGGGTCGCCCACGAGCGTACCGTGGAGCCGGTCGAAGAAAAGTTCACAGGCTTCGTGTTCAAGATCCAGGCGAACATGGACCCGAAACACCGTGACCGTATCGCCTTCATGCGCATTTGCTCGGGCAAGTACGAAAAGGGCATGAAGATGCGCCACGTGCGCACCGGCAAGGACCTGCGCATCGGCGACGCGCTGACCTTCTTCTCGTCCGAGCGCGAGCAGCTCGAAGAGGCCTACGCCGGCGATATCATCGGTTTGCACAACCACGGCACCATCCAGATCGGCGACACCTTCACCGAAGGCGAGGCGCTGGGCTTCACCGGTATTCCGCACTTCGCCCCGGAGCTGTTCCGCCGCGTGCGCCTGAAGGACCCGCTGAAATCCAAGCAACTGCGCCAGGGCCTGCAGCAGTTGGCCGAAGAAGGCGCCACCCAGGTGTTCTTCCCCGAGCGCAGCAACGACATCATCCTGGGTGCGGTCGGTGTGCTGCAGTTCGACGTGGTCGCCAGCCGCTTGAAGGAAGAATACAAGGTGGAGTGCGCCTACGAGCCGATCACCGTGTGGTCGGCGCGCTGGATCACCTGCGACGACAAGAAGAAGCTCGAGGAATTCCAGACCAAGGCCATGGAAAACCTGGCCATCGACGGTGGCGGTCACCTGACCTACCTGGCCCCGACCCGGGTCAACCTGTCGCTGATGGAAGAGCGCTGGCCGGATGTGAAGTTCCGCGCTACTCGCGAGCATCACTGA
- a CDS encoding ABC transporter permease, translating to MATRYGKGLLGCATVLVILALLIHWIGTDTIARYRDDLGFYLQAHLVLVLASMAAALAVGIPAGIALSRPHRVDKAERFMQFFNVGNTIPPLAVLAIALSILGIGAGPAIFALFLASLLPIVRNTYEGLKNVPASLKEAATGIGMTPRQQLWQVELPNAVPIIVGGVRVALALNVGTAPLAFLIGANSLGSLIFPGIALNNQPQLLLGAACTALLALVLDALVSFSSKRWLERGLAG from the coding sequence GTGGCTACACGCTACGGTAAAGGGCTGTTGGGATGCGCCACCGTGCTCGTCATCCTGGCCCTGCTGATCCACTGGATCGGCACAGACACGATCGCGCGTTACCGCGACGATCTTGGGTTCTACCTGCAAGCGCACCTGGTACTGGTGCTGGCTTCGATGGCGGCGGCGCTGGCCGTGGGCATCCCCGCCGGCATTGCCCTGAGTCGACCACACCGGGTCGACAAAGCCGAGCGCTTCATGCAGTTCTTCAACGTTGGCAACACCATCCCCCCCCTGGCCGTTCTGGCCATTGCCCTGAGCATTCTGGGCATCGGCGCAGGCCCCGCGATCTTCGCGCTGTTCCTCGCCTCCCTGCTGCCCATCGTGCGCAACACCTACGAGGGCCTGAAAAACGTCCCCGCCTCGCTCAAGGAAGCCGCCACCGGCATCGGCATGACCCCGCGCCAGCAACTCTGGCAGGTGGAGCTGCCCAACGCCGTGCCGATCATCGTCGGCGGGGTGCGCGTGGCGCTGGCATTGAATGTGGGCACCGCACCCCTGGCGTTTCTGATCGGCGCCAACAGCCTGGGCAGCCTGATCTTCCCCGGCATCGCCCTGAACAACCAGCCACAGCTTTTGCTGGGCGCCGCCTGCACGGCGCTGCTGGCCTTGGTGCTGGATGCCCTGGTGAGCTTCTCCAGCAAGCGCTGGCTGGAACGCGGCCTGGCCGGATAA
- a CDS encoding glycine betaine ABC transporter substrate-binding protein yields the protein MKKTIALLLGAALLCAGFAQAAEKPLVRIGARVFTEQTVLAEITAQYLRANGFDVRVTTGLGSNIARQAQETGQLDLMWEYTGVSLVSYNHVEERMPSAAATYARVKELDAKKDLIWLTPSKFSNTYALGLPREVAEAYPQINSISDLNQVLREESQRNHLVALDTEFANRPDGLVGLKQMYDLQVGRPNIRQMDAGLVYTAMHNNQVFAGLVYTTDGRLSAFKLKLLEDDKHYFPDYTAAPVVRKAVLDANPQLVGLLKPLAEQLDDETMRQLNAKVDVEHQNPTAVAAAFLREHPLKEVQP from the coding sequence ATGAAAAAGACAATCGCCTTGCTGCTGGGCGCGGCCCTGCTATGCGCAGGTTTTGCCCAGGCAGCTGAAAAACCCCTGGTGCGCATCGGCGCTCGGGTGTTCACCGAGCAGACCGTGCTCGCCGAAATCACTGCCCAGTACCTGCGTGCCAACGGCTTCGATGTGCGCGTGACCACAGGCCTTGGCAGCAACATCGCCCGCCAGGCCCAGGAAACCGGCCAGCTCGATCTGATGTGGGAATACACCGGCGTGTCGCTGGTGTCCTACAACCACGTCGAGGAGCGCATGCCCAGCGCCGCCGCCACCTACGCCCGGGTCAAGGAACTGGATGCAAAAAAAGACCTGATCTGGCTGACCCCGTCGAAGTTCAGCAACACCTACGCCCTGGGGCTGCCGCGCGAGGTGGCCGAGGCCTACCCGCAGATCAACTCGATCAGCGACCTCAACCAGGTGCTGCGTGAGGAAAGCCAACGCAACCACCTGGTGGCGCTGGACACCGAGTTCGCCAACCGTCCGGACGGCCTGGTGGGCCTCAAGCAGATGTACGACCTGCAGGTCGGCCGGCCGAACATCCGCCAGATGGACGCAGGCCTGGTGTACACCGCCATGCACAACAACCAGGTGTTCGCAGGCCTGGTCTACACCACCGACGGGCGCCTCAGCGCGTTCAAGCTCAAGCTGCTCGAAGACGACAAGCACTACTTCCCCGACTACACCGCCGCCCCCGTGGTGCGCAAAGCGGTGCTCGACGCCAACCCGCAACTGGTCGGCCTGCTCAAGCCGCTCGCCGAACAGCTCGATGACGAGACCATGCGCCAGCTCAACGCCAAGGTCGATGTCGAACACCAGAACCCCACCGCCGTGGCCGCTGCATTTTTGCGCGAACACCCGCTGAAGGAGGTACAGCCATGA
- a CDS encoding ABC transporter permease, translating to MSLLDTFAHLDWAQVVQLTWQHIMLVGIAVSLAILVGVPLGILMTRFPAVAGPLQASATVLLTIPSIALFGLLLPFYSKFGQGLGPLPAITAVFLYSLLPILRNTYLALTNVEPGIREAARGIGMTFGQRLRMVELPIAVPVILAGVRTAVVMNIGVMTIAATIGAGGLGVLILTSISRSDMSMLLVGAVLVSLLAIIADLLLQTLQRALTPEGLRS from the coding sequence ATGAGCCTGCTCGACACCTTCGCCCACCTCGACTGGGCCCAGGTTGTGCAACTGACCTGGCAACACATCATGCTGGTGGGCATCGCCGTCAGCCTGGCGATTCTGGTCGGCGTGCCGCTGGGCATCCTGATGACCCGCTTCCCGGCCGTCGCCGGCCCCCTGCAGGCCAGCGCCACGGTGCTGCTGACCATCCCGTCGATTGCCCTGTTCGGCCTGCTGCTGCCGTTCTACAGCAAGTTCGGCCAGGGCCTTGGCCCGCTGCCGGCGATCACGGCGGTATTCCTTTATTCGCTGCTGCCGATTTTGCGCAACACCTACCTGGCCCTTACCAACGTCGAGCCCGGTATCCGTGAAGCGGCGCGCGGTATCGGCATGACCTTCGGCCAGCGCCTGCGCATGGTCGAGCTGCCCATCGCGGTGCCGGTGATCCTCGCCGGCGTGCGCACCGCCGTGGTGATGAACATCGGCGTGATGACCATCGCCGCCACCATTGGCGCCGGCGGCCTGGGCGTGCTCATTCTTACCTCCATCAGCCGCAGCGACATGTCGATGCTGCTGGTCGGCGCCGTGCTGGTGAGCCTTTTGGCCATCATCGCCGACCTGCTGCTGCAAACCCTGCAACGTGCCCTGACTCCAGAAGGACTGCGCTCATGA
- a CDS encoding osmoprotectant ABC transporter ATP-binding protein OsmV gives MIELKNLSKTFNVNGKDVKAVDSVSLTVNEGEICVFLGPSGCGKSTTLKMINRLITPTSGQVFINGEDTSALDEVTLRRHIGYVIQQIGLFPNMTIEENITVVPRLLGWDKQKCHDRARELMHMIKLEPKQYLQRYPRELSGGQQQRIGVIRALAAEAPVLLMDEPFGAVDPINREMIQNEFFEMQRALNKTVIMVSHDIDEAIKLGDKIAIFRAGRLLQLDHPDTLLAHPVDDFVSNFVGQDSTLKRLLLVRAEDAADNAPSVSPETPVADALELLDEHDRRYVVVTDGQNKALGYVRRRDMHRQQGSCADFLRPFNATASHDEHLRILLSRMYEFNRAWLPVLDAEQVFLGEVTQESIAAYLSSGRSRGAKTSIVSPAEAVAS, from the coding sequence ATGATCGAACTGAAGAACCTCAGCAAGACCTTCAACGTCAACGGCAAGGACGTCAAAGCCGTCGACTCGGTAAGCCTGACCGTCAACGAAGGCGAAATCTGCGTGTTCCTCGGCCCCTCGGGCTGCGGCAAGAGCACCACCCTGAAGATGATCAACCGCCTGATCACCCCCACCAGCGGCCAGGTGTTCATCAACGGCGAAGACACCAGCGCACTCGATGAAGTGACCCTGCGCCGGCACATTGGCTACGTGATCCAGCAGATCGGCCTGTTCCCCAACATGACCATCGAGGAGAACATCACCGTGGTGCCGCGCCTGCTGGGCTGGGACAAGCAAAAGTGCCACGACCGCGCCCGCGAGCTGATGCACATGATCAAGCTCGAGCCCAAGCAGTACCTGCAGCGCTACCCGCGCGAGCTGTCCGGTGGCCAGCAGCAGCGCATCGGGGTGATCCGCGCCCTGGCGGCCGAGGCACCGGTGCTGCTGATGGACGAGCCGTTCGGTGCGGTCGACCCGATCAACCGCGAGATGATCCAGAACGAATTCTTCGAAATGCAGCGGGCGCTGAACAAGACCGTGATCATGGTCAGCCACGACATCGACGAGGCGATCAAGCTGGGCGACAAGATCGCCATCTTCCGCGCAGGCCGGCTGCTGCAGCTGGACCACCCGGACACCCTGCTGGCGCACCCGGTGGACGACTTCGTCAGCAATTTCGTTGGCCAGGACAGCACCCTCAAGCGCCTGCTGCTGGTGCGTGCCGAGGACGCCGCAGACAACGCGCCGTCGGTAAGCCCCGAGACGCCAGTGGCCGATGCCCTGGAACTGCTCGACGAGCACGACCGCCGCTACGTGGTGGTGACCGACGGGCAGAACAAGGCACTGGGTTATGTGCGCCGGCGTGACATGCACCGCCAGCAAGGCAGTTGCGCGGACTTCCTGCGCCCGTTCAACGCCACGGCGTCCCACGACGAGCATTTGCGCATCCTGCTGTCGCGCATGTACGAGTTCAACCGCGCGTGGTTGCCGGTGCTGGATGCCGAGCAGGTGTTCCTGGGCGAGGTGACCCAGGAATCGATTGCTGCGTACCTGAGTTCGGGGCGCTCGCGCGGGGCCAAGACCAGCATCGTGTCGCCGGCCGAGGCTGTGGCCTCCTGA